In Rothia mucilaginosa, one genomic interval encodes:
- a CDS encoding iron-siderophore ABC transporter substrate-binding protein, with protein sequence MSFNRTELTDTENQGAPGVNRRAFFGLALASSAALALAACSSETTTTTTSGGSTSGGNSGTRTIKDIDDENVEVPANPQKVIVLSEPTLDGLLALGVTPVGSVSGRGQSGVPNYLADRAKGVQIIGTVAQVNYEQIGNLDPDLILVDSTGVDKRSDAYETLKKIAPVVYCGYAGGDWRINFRNVANAMNMVDKGEEVIKAYEASAVALKEQLAPKYGDKTFSIVRWAGNGPALILKELPAGQVLNDLGLKRPEAQDRNGQGHSEPVSLENLASIDADYMFLGTLGGASQQNPNAQGSAGLQGAEEALNKAKETSGFTNLKAVKEDHVILVDGSKWTSTGGPLLLEGIVEDVKKALPL encoded by the coding sequence ATGTCTTTCAACCGAACCGAGCTGACCGACACCGAAAACCAGGGCGCACCGGGTGTTAACCGCCGTGCCTTCTTTGGCCTGGCGCTCGCCTCATCGGCTGCTCTCGCCCTCGCGGCATGCAGCAGCGAGACCACCACGACCACCACTTCCGGCGGTTCCACCTCCGGCGGCAACAGCGGCACCCGAACCATCAAGGACATTGACGACGAGAATGTAGAAGTTCCCGCCAACCCGCAGAAGGTTATCGTCCTCTCCGAACCCACCCTCGACGGCCTGCTCGCCCTCGGCGTGACCCCTGTCGGTTCCGTCTCCGGTCGCGGCCAGTCCGGCGTGCCCAACTACCTCGCCGACCGCGCCAAGGGCGTGCAGATCATCGGCACCGTCGCCCAGGTCAACTACGAGCAGATCGGCAACCTTGACCCCGACCTGATCCTCGTCGACTCCACCGGCGTGGACAAGCGCTCCGACGCCTACGAAACCCTCAAGAAGATCGCCCCCGTGGTCTACTGCGGCTACGCGGGCGGCGACTGGCGCATCAACTTCCGCAACGTCGCCAACGCCATGAACATGGTTGACAAGGGTGAAGAAGTCATCAAGGCATACGAGGCAAGCGCCGTAGCGCTGAAGGAGCAGCTCGCCCCCAAGTACGGCGACAAGACCTTCTCCATCGTCCGCTGGGCAGGCAACGGCCCCGCACTGATTCTCAAGGAACTGCCCGCCGGCCAGGTACTCAACGACCTGGGCCTCAAGCGCCCCGAGGCGCAGGACCGCAACGGCCAGGGCCACTCCGAGCCCGTCTCCCTGGAGAACCTGGCAAGCATCGACGCGGACTACATGTTCCTGGGCACCCTCGGCGGCGCAAGCCAGCAGAACCCGAACGCGCAGGGCTCCGCAGGCCTGCAGGGCGCCGAAGAAGCACTGAATAAGGCGAAGGAAACCTCCGGCTTCACCAACCTGAAGGCAGTCAAGGAGGACCACGTGATTCTCGTGGACGGCTCCAAGTGGACCTCCACCGGCGGCCCGCTGCTGCTCGAAGGCATTGTTGAAGACGTCAAGAAGGCGCTTCCGCTCTAA
- a CDS encoding RsmB/NOP family class I SAM-dependent RNA methyltransferase → MSNEKRPYKGGYGKPGHAGNGKFSQGKSHQGKSYQGGDQGEGGAKRKRRRRSGAGTGSGVNEQNRQQSQNSQRSQNQRSQSQRSQNQRSQNSRTQGRPQKWDDNSRSESRNESRTGRRFDGLTSVERAARRAKTEHDDTKRGGGGTSRRNKSGHERNRRSMSAREFSAAAPSARSRTADTARATVFDVLRSVAESDAYANLVLPKAIRSHRLDHRDAGFATELTYGTLRHQGTYDAILSRCVDRPLEKVGTTTLIVLRMGVHQLLNMRVPAHAALNQSVSLAREKIGAGPASFINAVLRRVSERTPEEWYELIIEDAKDDTERMALLASHPGWIVRSMRQALVAHGRPASEIEQLLEADNLAPVVNLVALPGLGSLDEAREQGAVDGELVEGSALYASGDLARLESVREGTVRAQDAGSQLVARALAAAPLDGTDTAWLDLCAGPGGKAALLGALGIQRGASLIANEAAPHRAQLVESSMRPLPEDSYTVLAGDGRQIRETLRKNASDLPGSIEPGQLFDRVMVDVPCSGLGALRRRPEARWRKSPRDIAELLPLQRQLLEAAIEATRPGGVIAYVTCSPHAAETQNIVAEVLESGAVSLLDSAAALREVALRTEGANGEPVSVLAEEKDPGHTPEIKVKKGAPAVKASQNPTTAQLWPHVHGTDAMFLALLRKN, encoded by the coding sequence ATGAGCAACGAAAAGCGCCCCTACAAGGGAGGATACGGCAAGCCCGGTCACGCTGGCAACGGCAAGTTCAGCCAGGGCAAGTCTCATCAGGGCAAGTCTTATCAGGGCGGCGACCAGGGTGAGGGCGGTGCGAAACGTAAGCGTCGCCGCCGCTCTGGTGCTGGCACCGGCTCGGGCGTGAACGAGCAGAACCGCCAGCAGTCTCAGAATTCTCAGCGTTCCCAGAACCAGCGTTCGCAGAGTCAGCGCTCACAGAATCAGCGTTCGCAGAATAGCCGCACTCAGGGCCGCCCGCAGAAGTGGGATGACAACTCCCGCAGTGAATCCCGCAACGAATCGCGCACCGGCCGCCGCTTCGACGGCCTGACCAGCGTCGAACGCGCCGCACGCCGCGCCAAGACCGAACACGACGACACCAAACGCGGTGGCGGCGGCACCTCCCGACGCAATAAGAGCGGCCACGAACGCAACCGTCGTTCCATGTCCGCCCGCGAATTCTCAGCGGCGGCACCCTCCGCACGCTCGCGCACCGCAGACACCGCACGTGCAACCGTCTTCGACGTACTGCGCTCCGTGGCGGAATCTGACGCCTACGCGAACCTCGTGCTACCCAAGGCGATCCGTAGCCACCGCCTCGACCACCGCGACGCAGGCTTCGCAACCGAGCTGACCTACGGCACGCTACGCCACCAGGGCACCTACGACGCAATCCTCAGCCGCTGCGTAGACCGCCCCCTCGAGAAGGTCGGCACTACCACCCTCATCGTGTTGCGCATGGGCGTGCACCAGCTGCTGAACATGCGCGTTCCCGCCCACGCGGCGCTGAACCAGAGCGTGTCCCTTGCGCGCGAAAAGATCGGTGCAGGCCCGGCAAGCTTCATCAACGCGGTGCTGCGCCGCGTCTCCGAGCGCACCCCCGAAGAGTGGTACGAACTCATCATCGAGGACGCGAAGGACGACACCGAGCGCATGGCGCTGCTCGCCTCGCACCCCGGCTGGATTGTGCGTTCCATGCGCCAGGCACTCGTCGCGCACGGCCGCCCCGCCTCCGAAATTGAGCAGCTGCTCGAAGCGGACAACCTCGCCCCCGTGGTGAACCTGGTTGCGCTGCCCGGTCTGGGTAGCCTCGACGAGGCACGCGAACAGGGCGCCGTCGACGGCGAGCTGGTCGAGGGTTCGGCGCTGTACGCTTCCGGCGACTTGGCGCGCCTGGAATCCGTACGTGAAGGCACCGTCCGCGCCCAGGATGCCGGCTCCCAGCTGGTGGCACGCGCGCTCGCCGCAGCGCCCCTGGACGGCACCGATACCGCCTGGCTCGACCTGTGCGCAGGCCCCGGCGGTAAGGCGGCGCTGCTCGGCGCGCTCGGTATTCAGCGCGGCGCATCCCTGATCGCCAACGAGGCAGCACCGCACCGCGCGCAGCTCGTGGAATCCTCCATGCGCCCCCTGCCCGAGGACAGCTACACGGTACTCGCCGGCGACGGCCGCCAGATCCGCGAGACCCTGCGCAAGAACGCCTCCGACCTGCCCGGCTCCATTGAGCCCGGTCAGCTTTTTGACCGCGTCATGGTGGATGTGCCCTGCTCCGGTCTGGGTGCCCTGCGCCGCCGCCCCGAGGCGCGTTGGCGCAAGTCCCCGCGCGATATTGCGGAGCTACTGCCCCTGCAGCGTCAGCTCCTGGAGGCAGCCATTGAGGCGACCCGCCCCGGCGGCGTCATCGCCTACGTGACCTGCTCCCCGCACGCGGCAGAAACCCAGAACATTGTGGCTGAGGTGCTCGAAAGCGGTGCGGTCAGCCTGCTCGACTCCGCCGCCGCGCTGCGTGAAGTTGCCCTGCGCACCGAAGGGGCAAACGGCGAACCCGTGAGCGTGCTGGCGGAGGAGAAGGACCCCGGCCACACCCCCGAGATCAAGGTCAAGAAGGGCGCCCCGGCCGTGAAGGCTTCTCAGAACCCGACCACCGCTCAGCTGTGGCCGCACGTGCACGGAACCGACGCAATGTTCCTCGCCCTGCTGCGTAAGAACTAG
- the gltX gene encoding glutamate--tRNA ligase, with product MTEYHGPVLNSPADTRVRFCPSPTGTPHVGMVRTALFNWAYARHTGGKLIFRIEDTDAARDSEESFNQVLESLHWLGINWDEGVGVGGPHEPYRQSERKAAGIYNEVFAKLVEGGYVYEDFSTPDEVKERRKAAGQDPQLGYDNYDRNLTEEQKEAYRAEGRKPVWRLRMPDEDITFNDLVRGEITFKAGTVPDYVVVRSNGDPLYTFVNPVDDALMGITHVLRGEDLLSSTPRQIALYRALIDTGVTSFIPEFGHLPYVMGQGNKKLSKRDPESNLFLLRDSGFIKEGLLNYLSLLGWSLSADQDVFSIDELVEHFDVHDVVANPARFDVKKAESINGDHIRALDPKDFRDRLIPYLQAAGVLGETLTEREEQILTEAAPLVQERMQLLGEAPGLLAFLFKADEEISTAEDARKQLKESAPQVLAAAIEALEPLEDFTAANIEAALRAAIVDGLEIKPRLAFGPVRIAVSGERISPPLFESMEILGKDSSLARLRKLAAELS from the coding sequence ATGACCGAATACCACGGTCCCGTACTCAACAGCCCCGCAGACACCCGCGTCCGCTTCTGCCCCTCGCCCACCGGCACCCCGCACGTGGGCATGGTCCGTACCGCCCTCTTCAACTGGGCGTACGCACGCCACACCGGCGGCAAGCTGATCTTCCGCATCGAAGACACCGACGCGGCACGCGACTCCGAAGAGTCGTTCAACCAGGTGCTCGAATCCCTGCACTGGCTCGGCATCAACTGGGACGAAGGCGTCGGCGTCGGCGGCCCCCACGAGCCCTACCGCCAGTCCGAGCGTAAGGCCGCAGGCATCTACAACGAGGTCTTCGCAAAGCTCGTTGAAGGCGGCTACGTGTACGAAGACTTCTCCACCCCCGACGAGGTGAAGGAACGCCGCAAGGCAGCCGGTCAGGACCCGCAGCTCGGCTACGACAACTACGACCGCAACCTCACCGAAGAGCAGAAGGAAGCCTACCGCGCCGAGGGTCGCAAGCCCGTGTGGCGTCTGCGCATGCCCGACGAAGACATCACCTTCAACGACCTCGTTCGCGGTGAAATCACCTTCAAGGCAGGCACCGTACCCGACTACGTGGTCGTCCGCTCCAACGGCGACCCGCTGTACACCTTCGTGAACCCCGTCGACGACGCACTCATGGGCATCACCCACGTGCTGCGCGGCGAAGACCTGCTCTCCTCCACCCCGCGCCAGATCGCGCTCTACCGCGCACTCATCGACACCGGCGTGACCAGCTTCATCCCCGAATTTGGCCACCTGCCCTACGTCATGGGCCAGGGCAACAAGAAGCTCTCCAAGCGCGACCCCGAGTCGAACCTGTTCCTGCTGCGCGACTCCGGCTTCATCAAGGAAGGCCTGCTGAACTACCTGTCCCTGCTGGGCTGGTCCCTCTCCGCAGATCAGGACGTCTTCAGCATCGACGAGCTCGTCGAGCACTTCGACGTACACGACGTTGTTGCTAACCCCGCACGCTTCGACGTGAAGAAGGCAGAGTCCATCAACGGCGACCACATCCGTGCGCTCGACCCCAAGGACTTCCGCGACCGCCTCATCCCGTACCTGCAGGCTGCAGGCGTACTCGGCGAAACCCTCACCGAGCGTGAAGAGCAGATCCTCACCGAAGCTGCACCCCTCGTTCAGGAGCGCATGCAGCTGCTCGGCGAAGCACCCGGCCTGCTCGCATTCCTCTTCAAGGCTGACGAAGAGATCAGCACCGCAGAGGACGCACGCAAGCAGCTCAAGGAATCCGCACCGCAGGTCCTCGCCGCAGCAATCGAGGCTCTGGAGCCCCTCGAGGACTTCACCGCAGCCAACATTGAGGCAGCCCTGCGTGCAGCAATCGTCGACGGTCTGGAAATCAAGCCGCGCCTCGCATTCGGCCCCGTGCGTATCGCTGTGTCCGGTGAGCGCATCTCCCCGCCGCTGTTCGAATCCATGGAAATCCTGGGCAAGGACTCCTCCCTCGCACGCCTGCGCAAGCTCGCCGCTGAACTGAGCTAA
- the fmt gene encoding methionyl-tRNA formyltransferase: protein MLNIIYAGTPDVAVPPLDYLANSDKVRVVGVLTREDAPVGRKRVLTPSPVAQRAEELGLPIVKANRWNDAAAAAIAELNADAAAVVAYGALLPLPALESLRYGWVNLHFSKLPAWRGAAPVQRALIAGEQEIFSTTFLLEEGLDTGPTFEQESTPVAADDTAGTVLMRLATSGGALLERTFERLEAGESGTVQVEDESVSYASKMSIADGRLTWTEPAEQILARFRGVTPEPGAWCELGENRFKIGGLAVADERLAQSLIEANGGPLAPGAVRLHAKKVLVGTGTEPLMLLQVQPAGKKMMDAPAWARGAGKDMAEGLVVLA, encoded by the coding sequence ATGCTCAACATCATTTACGCAGGCACCCCCGACGTTGCCGTGCCCCCGCTCGACTACCTGGCGAACTCCGATAAGGTTCGCGTGGTTGGCGTGCTTACCCGCGAAGACGCCCCCGTGGGCCGCAAGCGCGTGCTCACTCCCTCCCCGGTCGCGCAGCGTGCCGAAGAGCTCGGCCTGCCCATCGTGAAGGCAAACCGCTGGAACGACGCAGCCGCCGCAGCCATTGCTGAACTGAACGCTGACGCAGCCGCCGTGGTCGCCTACGGCGCCCTGCTGCCGCTACCCGCGCTCGAATCCCTGCGTTACGGCTGGGTCAACCTGCACTTCTCCAAGCTGCCCGCATGGCGCGGCGCCGCCCCCGTGCAGCGCGCCCTCATCGCCGGTGAGCAGGAAATTTTCTCCACCACCTTCCTGCTCGAAGAAGGCCTGGACACCGGCCCCACCTTCGAACAGGAATCCACCCCCGTAGCCGCCGACGACACCGCAGGCACCGTGCTGATGCGCCTCGCAACCAGCGGCGGCGCACTGCTTGAACGCACCTTCGAACGCCTCGAAGCGGGCGAGAGCGGCACCGTGCAGGTCGAGGACGAATCGGTCAGCTACGCCTCCAAGATGAGCATTGCCGACGGCCGCCTCACCTGGACCGAACCCGCCGAGCAGATCCTGGCGCGCTTCCGCGGCGTGACCCCCGAACCCGGCGCATGGTGCGAACTGGGGGAAAACCGCTTCAAGATCGGTGGTCTGGCAGTTGCCGACGAGCGCCTGGCGCAGTCCCTGATCGAGGCGAACGGTGGTCCCCTCGCACCCGGTGCGGTGCGTCTGCACGCGAAGAAGGTACTGGTCGGCACCGGTACCGAACCGCTGATGCTGCTGCAGGTTCAGCCTGCCGGTAAGAAAATGATGGATGCGCCCGCGTGGGCTCGCGGCGCTGGCAAGGACATGGCGGAAGGCCTGGTGGTACTCGCATGA
- the def gene encoding peptide deformylase, which yields MTILSIRTVGDPVLRSVCDPITVFDDDLARLIDDMLETMYDVGGVGLAGPQVGISKQIFTFGGIDDREGYIINPVLEVGEEDQEGGEGCLSVPGQKSATPRKNWARVTGVDRHGEPLVLEGEGLFARMLQHETDHLHGKLFIDRLVGEDRQRVMRALRAADYNNVAAKTVTERATRVGGAFGGGGAFGAGSSFGSFGK from the coding sequence ATGACCATCCTGAGCATCCGCACCGTAGGCGACCCGGTGCTGCGCAGCGTCTGCGACCCAATCACCGTCTTCGACGACGACCTGGCACGACTCATCGACGACATGCTAGAAACCATGTACGACGTGGGCGGCGTGGGCCTTGCCGGCCCGCAGGTTGGCATCTCCAAGCAGATCTTCACCTTTGGCGGCATTGACGACCGCGAAGGCTACATCATCAACCCCGTGCTTGAGGTTGGCGAAGAAGACCAGGAAGGCGGCGAAGGCTGCCTGTCCGTGCCCGGCCAGAAGTCCGCGACCCCGCGCAAGAACTGGGCGCGCGTGACCGGCGTGGACCGCCACGGCGAACCCCTCGTGCTGGAGGGTGAGGGCCTGTTCGCGCGCATGCTGCAGCACGAAACCGACCACCTGCACGGCAAGCTGTTCATCGACCGCCTCGTGGGTGAAGACCGCCAGCGCGTGATGCGTGCCCTGCGCGCCGCAGACTACAACAATGTCGCCGCGAAGACCGTGACCGAGCGTGCAACCCGCGTGGGCGGCGCCTTTGGCGGCGGCGGTGCGTTCGGTGCCGGTTCCTCCTTTGGTAGCTTCGGAAAGTAG
- a CDS encoding PD-(D/E)XK nuclease family protein yields MTTPELATATDYGRMYARVRGGEPLVPSITTVIGQHASDLSGWHGYMAAKAALEDQRAYRATGSHGLKFAIIRDAASASERYRDAAAARGDRVHNYAEAVALRAMGREHNLDESREQLIINGEQAYADRFDEWWEAFKPRPLAAEVTIWNDTVGYAGTLDLVAEIAGRTCIIDYKTKGTDKRGRVKALDEKVVMQLVAGLKAEESIVDPDEGTWEPWKYGDAPVLMGVALGETQVLPQQANPAVLERNWYKFCALRRVWEFDRQVQEFEDPALMPVVPPPAA; encoded by the coding sequence GTGACAACACCCGAACTCGCCACCGCCACCGACTACGGACGCATGTACGCGCGCGTCCGCGGAGGAGAACCCCTCGTCCCCTCCATCACCACCGTCATCGGGCAGCACGCCAGCGACCTCAGCGGCTGGCACGGGTACATGGCAGCCAAAGCCGCCCTCGAAGACCAGCGCGCCTACCGCGCCACCGGATCCCACGGCCTCAAATTCGCCATCATCCGCGACGCAGCCAGCGCCTCCGAACGATACCGCGACGCAGCCGCCGCCCGAGGCGACCGCGTCCACAACTACGCCGAAGCCGTCGCCCTACGCGCCATGGGACGCGAACACAACCTCGACGAAAGCCGCGAACAGCTCATCATCAACGGCGAACAAGCCTACGCCGACCGCTTCGACGAATGGTGGGAAGCCTTCAAACCCCGCCCCCTCGCCGCCGAAGTCACCATCTGGAACGACACCGTCGGCTACGCGGGCACCCTCGACCTCGTCGCAGAAATCGCGGGCCGAACCTGCATCATCGACTACAAAACCAAAGGCACCGACAAACGCGGCCGCGTCAAAGCACTCGACGAGAAGGTCGTCATGCAGCTCGTCGCCGGACTCAAAGCCGAAGAATCCATCGTTGACCCCGACGAAGGCACCTGGGAACCCTGGAAATACGGTGACGCGCCCGTCCTCATGGGCGTAGCCCTCGGCGAAACGCAGGTGCTGCCGCAGCAGGCAAACCCCGCCGTGCTCGAACGTAACTGGTACAAGTTCTGCGCCCTGCGCCGCGTTTGGGAATTCGACCGCCAGGTCCAAGAATTTGAAGACCCCGCGCTCATGCCCGTAGTACCCCCGCCCGCGGCATAA
- the rpe gene encoding ribulose-phosphate 3-epimerase, whose translation MGIAINPSILSADFANLQRELERISTADAAHIDVMDNHFVPNLTWGPPVVKRLREISPVPFDVHLMIEDADRWAPEYASMGCESVTFHAEAAIAPIKLARTLRAEGAKAGMALRPATAVEPYLDMLSELDMLLIMTVEPGFGGQAFLDVTLPKIARAAKAIEGANLPVTVQVDGGITEETILRAAEAGATCFVAGSSVYGVDEALGGPEAAIASLRAAAASVKRSGCGCGC comes from the coding sequence ATGGGTATTGCCATTAACCCGTCGATTCTCTCGGCGGATTTCGCGAACCTGCAGCGCGAGCTGGAGCGTATCAGCACCGCAGACGCCGCGCATATTGACGTGATGGACAACCACTTCGTCCCCAACCTCACCTGGGGCCCACCGGTGGTTAAGCGTCTGCGTGAAATCTCCCCGGTGCCGTTCGACGTGCACCTGATGATTGAGGACGCCGACCGCTGGGCACCCGAATACGCCAGCATGGGTTGCGAATCGGTGACTTTCCACGCGGAGGCGGCTATCGCCCCCATCAAGCTGGCGCGCACCCTGCGTGCTGAGGGTGCGAAGGCAGGTATGGCGCTGCGCCCGGCAACCGCCGTGGAACCCTACCTGGACATGCTCAGCGAACTGGACATGCTGCTGATCATGACCGTGGAACCCGGCTTCGGCGGCCAGGCGTTCCTGGACGTGACCCTGCCGAAGATTGCCCGCGCCGCCAAGGCGATTGAGGGCGCGAACCTGCCGGTGACCGTGCAGGTGGACGGCGGCATCACCGAAGAGACCATCCTGCGTGCCGCGGAGGCGGGCGCAACCTGCTTCGTTGCCGGCAGCTCGGTCTACGGTGTGGACGAGGCACTCGGCGGCCCAGAGGCGGCCATCGCCTCCCTGCGTGCGGCGGCTGCATCGGTCAAGCGTTCCGGTTGCGGTTGCGGCTGTTAG